The proteins below come from a single Halobacillus salinarum genomic window:
- a CDS encoding CBO0543 family protein has protein sequence MPVLVQQMLLAAIIATTLDLILISKGLYSFPVRPFPEVFDIHIGFTLVLLPLSTVFLLFVFKYSTRLERMIMLAICGLAAMLLEIGSEKVGWFKHNELWRHWYSFIGYIIYLQIMWTFFRIRYKYKKN, from the coding sequence ATGCCTGTGCTGGTTCAGCAAATGCTTCTAGCGGCCATCATCGCCACTACCCTTGATCTTATTTTAATTTCAAAGGGCTTATATTCTTTTCCTGTTCGTCCATTTCCTGAAGTCTTTGATATTCATATTGGTTTTACACTGGTGCTTCTCCCTCTTTCCACTGTTTTTCTGCTGTTTGTTTTTAAGTATTCCACTCGGCTTGAGAGAATGATTATGTTAGCGATCTGCGGACTAGCTGCCATGCTGCTGGAAATAGGGTCTGAAAAAGTTGGGTGGTTTAAACATAATGAATTATGGAGACACTGGTATTCTTTTATCGGTTATATCATCTATCTTCAGATAATGTGGACATTCTTTCGTATTCGATATAAATACAAAAAGAATTAA
- a CDS encoding DUF2515 family protein produces MLNLEKLWSLHHPVLPKHLKRLKKDLKDQLNSTLPGNQLSLTDYEQSIINSIKAKTEQFNVNNLTRTQAYLSFYLNHTEIHWAFLGHMVSRNGGWNMTDLKGEFLPEILSAEERTHYFLFLERGNWLIFQDAYPQFLIYEESKKQQRPLFYLLPFFGVSIFMETVWKYFWNSFDNYSLAIAQVVNEQNYLEGRLIQNHHYQQTVLDTLEFQVQDLFKFNQILFPLPDQSGKQVKLIGQTLQHFASLRERVMLGKRLYELLFASESRLQRITKWAESTPHSGSRKDYWNQLFHDIRENLPGNNLKRKIKNCQLINNSAKLYSPPLNYAWENIFHTKADGKDWFEDPAIVHYLIRESYEVKGAVQHLYCENLEKIEMAAMAKKILFS; encoded by the coding sequence TTGCTAAACTTAGAAAAATTATGGTCTCTTCATCATCCTGTTCTTCCCAAGCATTTAAAAAGGTTGAAAAAAGATTTAAAGGATCAGCTAAACAGCACATTGCCCGGAAACCAGTTATCTCTTACTGACTATGAACAATCAATAATTAACAGCATCAAAGCGAAGACCGAGCAGTTCAATGTAAATAATCTCACCCGTACGCAGGCTTATTTAAGCTTTTACTTGAACCACACAGAAATCCATTGGGCATTTCTCGGACATATGGTCTCAAGAAACGGCGGTTGGAACATGACAGACTTAAAAGGAGAATTTCTTCCGGAAATTTTGTCTGCAGAAGAAAGGACTCATTACTTTCTGTTTCTCGAACGAGGGAATTGGCTGATCTTTCAAGATGCTTATCCTCAATTCTTAATATATGAAGAAAGTAAAAAACAGCAGCGTCCATTATTTTATTTACTTCCTTTTTTCGGTGTCTCTATCTTTATGGAAACCGTTTGGAAGTATTTTTGGAACAGTTTCGATAACTACTCACTCGCCATAGCTCAAGTGGTCAATGAACAAAATTACTTAGAAGGCCGTTTAATCCAAAACCACCATTATCAACAAACAGTGCTTGATACTCTTGAATTTCAAGTACAGGATTTATTTAAATTCAATCAAATATTATTTCCTTTACCAGATCAATCAGGGAAACAAGTGAAACTTATTGGTCAGACGCTCCAGCATTTTGCTTCATTGCGCGAGAGGGTTATGTTAGGTAAACGACTGTATGAACTCTTATTTGCTTCTGAATCCAGACTGCAAAGGATAACAAAATGGGCGGAGAGCACCCCCCATTCGGGTTCAAGGAAAGATTACTGGAATCAACTCTTTCATGATATAAGAGAAAATTTACCTGGAAATAACTTGAAACGCAAAATAAAAAACTGCCAATTAATCAACAATTCTGCAAAGCTTTACAGCCCTCCTTTAAATTATGCTTGGGAAAACATATTTCATACAAAGGCTGATGGCAAGGATTGGTTTGAAGATCCTGCAATTGTTCATTATCTCATTAGAGAAAGCTATGAAGTGAAAGGAGCTGTGCAGCATCTTTATTGTGAAAATCTTGAAAAGATTGAAATGGCTGCGATGGCAAAGAAAATTTTATTTTCCTGA